A window of the Pogona vitticeps strain Pit_001003342236 chromosome 4, PviZW2.1, whole genome shotgun sequence genome harbors these coding sequences:
- the LOC110082079 gene encoding protocadherin beta-16 isoform X3, which yields MEMHVNSRQVVSFFLSVCAWVAVCESVLFSVPEEEKSGSLVANVLKDLKLEVKDLSARNARLVSKSSSKQYFQLDPLSGNVLFKDRIDREALCGQKDPCVLLAEIVLENPLQLHRIELQIEDVNDNSPEFSKKQITLEISELVPIGTHFPLERAEDPDKGQNTVQNYTLGDNEHFRLDVQSHSDGSRYAELILEKSLDREVTPQISLILSAVDGGIPQRTGSAEIIINILDANDNFPHFSEPIYKEKLIENSPLNTLVTKVEANDQDLGTYSDITYSFNQVAEEVFRSFKLNKYSGELTLVRKLDYEENNNYEMTIRATDGGGLSAYCKVIVEVVDENDNAPEVTITSITSPLPEDALPGTVVALFSVTDQDSGDNGRTVCTSETDLPFVLKASENSYYQLETQWPLDREKVSGYNITITATDRGSPQLTSRRIITIQLTDINDNPPEFERPFYDMQLWENNIPGLLIGSVHAVDLDTEQNAKVIYSLLPGKIKDGPASSYISINSESGSLYAIRSMDYEDIKDFHVTIQAMDKGSPPLSSDVTVRIHIVDENDNAPFLLYPLQNSTSPSSDLVPRGAEAGYLVTKVVAVDRDSGQNSWLSYQLLKATEPGLFTVGAHNGEVKTLRPVNKRDAMKQNLIVVVRDNGHPPQSASATLRILLVEGFSDPYLQIAEIPKEEATQKEDHTLTLYLVVCLAAISSVFLFSLLVFIAIKIQKRRKFMAACSSAPNFPMAPSCQENCVDLRNESFPQAYNYDVCLAGGSLNSEFRFLRPLFPVFPVEPSNTHVNPRNSTDTQEVSNCAEENNFIVQARASLSEDAAPRAGGPACTANPTVGANVNSGQNDWLSYQ from the coding sequence ATGGAGATGCATGTCAATAGCAGGCAAGTtgtatctttctttctgtcagtCTGTGCATGGGTAGCAGTGTGTGAATCTGTTCTGTTTTCAGTGCCAGAGGAGGAGAAGAGTGGCTCTCTAGTGGCTAATGTGCTAAAAGATTTGAAACTGGAAGTAAAGGATTTGTCTGCTCGGAATGCCAGGCTCGTCTCCAAGAGTTCCTCAAAGCAGTATTTCCAGCTGGATCCTCTTTCTGGGAATGTGTTATTCAAGGACAGAATAGACCGAGAGGCTCTGTGTGGTCAAAAGGACCCTTGTGTTTTACTTGCTGAGATTGTGCTGGAAAACCCACTGCAGCTACATAGAATCGAACTTCAAATAGAGGATGTCAACGATAATTCACCCGAATTCTCCAAAAAGCAAATCACTCTGGAAATATCTGAGCTTGTACCCATAGGTACCCACTTCCCTTTGGAGAGAGCTGAAGACCCAGATAAAGGACAAAATACTGTTCAGAACTACACACTTGGTGATAATGAACATTTTAGGCTAGATGTGCAAAGCCATAGTGATGGTAGCAGATATGCAGAACTGATATTAGAGAAATCATTAGATCGGGAGGTGACCCCACAAATTTCACTCATTCTATCAGCTGTGGATGGGGGGATCCCACAAAGAACTGGCTCCGCAGAAATAATCATTAACATTCTGGATGCCAATGATAACTTCCCTCACTTTAGTGAACCCATATATAAAGAAAAACTCATTGAAAACAGTCCATTAAATACATTGGTCACCAAAGTTGAAGCAAATGATCAGGATCTTGGAACCTATTCAGATATAACCTATTCTTTCAACCAGGTGGCAGAAGAAGTCTTCAGATCATTCAAGTTAAACAAATATTCTGGGGAGCTTACTCTTGTGAGGAAGCTTGATTATGAAGAGAACAATAACTATGAGATGACCATCAGAGCCACAGATGGAGGAGGGCTCTCTGCGTATTGCAAAGTCATTGTGGAGGTTGTAGATGAGAACGACAATGCCCCGGAGGTGACCATAACATCCATCACCAGTCCCTTGCCAGAGGACGCTCTTCCAGGCACCGTGGTGGCTCTCTTCAGCGTcacagaccaggactctggagacaaTGGTAGAACCGTTTGCACCTCTGAAACAGATCTGCCCTTTGTGCTAAAGGCCAGTGAGAACAGTTATTACCAGCTAGAGACCCAATGGCCTCTGGATAGAGAAAAGGTTTCTGGTTATAACATTACCATCACCGCCACAGACAGGGGCTCTCCCCAGCTCACTTCAAGAAGGATTATTACCATCCAGCTCACTGATATCAACGACAATCCCCCAGAATTTGAGAGGCCTTTCTATGACATGCAGCTGTGGGAGAACAATATTCCAGGTCTTCTCATTGGCTCAGTTCACGCCGTGGATCTGGACACAGAGCAGAATGCCAAAGTGATCTACTCCTTGTTGCCTGGGAAGATCAAAGATGGCCCGGCATCCTCTTACATCTCCATTAATTCTGAAAGTGGGAGCCTCTATGCCATCCGATCTATGGATTATGAAGACATAAAGGATTTCCATGTGACCATCCAAGCCATGGATAAAGGGTCACCTCCACTGAGCTCGGACGTTACCGTCCGAATTCATATCGTGGATGAGAATGACaatgcccccttcctcctctacCCTCTTCAGAACAGCACCTCCCCTTCCAGTGACCTGGTTCCCAGAGGGGCAGAAGCTGGCTACCTGGTCACTAAAGTGGTGGCCGTGGACAGAGACTCTGGCCAGAACTCTTGGCTGTCTTACCAGCTTCTGAAGGCCACGGAACCAGGTCTCTTCACTGTTGGGGCCCACAATGGGGAAGTGAAAACCTTGAGGCCAGTTAATAAACGAGATGCCATGAAGCAGAACCTTATTGTGGTTGTCAGAGATAATGGACATCCTCCTCAGTCCGCCTCCGCGACACTCAGGATTCTTCTGGTGGAGGGCTTCTCTGACCCTTACCTGCAAATTGCAGAGATCCCCAAGGAGGAAGCAACACAGAAGGAAGATCACACCCTGACTCTGTATTTGGTCGTATGCTTGGCTGCCATCTCATccgttttcctcttttccttattAGTTTTTATTGCCATCAAGATTCAGAAACGAAGGAAGTTTATGGCAGCTTGCAGCTCTGCACCTAATTTCCCCATGGCACCCAGCTGCCAGGAGAACTGTGTGGATTTGCGAAATGAATCATTTCCCCAGGCCTATAACTATGATGTGTGTTTAGCAGGAGGTTCTCTGAATAGCGAGTTCCGATTTCTCAGACCTCTTTTCCCTGTTTTCCCTGTGGAGCCTTCCAACACCCATGTGAACCCAAGGAATTCAACTGATACTCAAGAAGTCTCTAATTGTgcagaagaaaataatttcataGTCCAG